The proteins below come from a single Ptychodera flava strain L36383 chromosome 6, AS_Pfla_20210202, whole genome shotgun sequence genomic window:
- the LOC139134832 gene encoding uncharacterized protein: protein MSVRTPATEDSVSNAVDAVGSNADVNTLYGGTDYYGSNTDISGFQKDTKSERAIPKFIDRRLPPPILRGMKTKKKKSKNKKDKTSLPLKDIETAIAAELKEHRQAEEERILKEDQERPHFEIHLAYLKKETNLFMSLGRVYLERGKVTKACWDFIKASALYNAASLRLRKYKEIASSTENVEKRLRGVEAAFLAGVTQNRTATKGLSQETEQRHLTLLDRLRRDCERELDDLKNNCDPSTAGGDDEWQNLQKTKRVRATRCLYQNIAEKMGNILQAFVEECMEGLGEPPCTYAVLGLGAIAKQEITPYSEIEFAILVEDDSAVCKKYFRMLTAYMYIKILSLEETPLHWIGIKSLNDLMSPHGDWYFDTTTPRGISFDRHLPWASRTPLGREAIGKKPAIELIKTPEGMAILLAELSSDKEGQALADSLGHACFVCGDQSLEIDYRCRKSILLESSRTTIKTELESLNTLTFPTIGSERARSILIPLVTKFTMGIEGDKKRYTVGKDLHAFLRIVYGLADYFGAQYSSPWEAVDDLRRKRILSADAMSNLHVVISFILERRLRHHVQLHNAEKAREKSKVYDSFTDVATLFNFYNVMLPLCDAVQRTLFSVSDENVDRRALMGNPLFDNSLKTRAEIHLRLKQFVEAEVCLRELLRGNTEDHTNLVNVICVIFKTGKLNKTDEKPDSGLTDDKSSETAKDVVVRRPHKKNVSPRSRILKDATFNYNAIGKKDSPRSIIPKEKLEDKSSDTTPRSNKTLQITTREDDKDPQRLLQARLSSFGGLKVLLTQAENSILALFEGSRQPKATTELAVLLNNLAVAWYHFGDPRKTLLYFQRALQLWKEVYAENHVHPNISDILNKIGVIQSDLGKLDSAVDIHMRALEILIKLSGGNKEDPELAITLNFLGNAYRSLNALHKALACHDESIHIFRRIHGNQVAHPEVAVSLDHLGCMWQAFADIDKAKDFHSMALDMYSNSTSEVSLIQISDCMSHIGECHRASGDFKEAVTHFARALNLYEYVFGKEIPNSRVAKTRGLIGKVWDSLGEHKDAISYYEQAHDEYKKVYGDDYPHPSIASTYADMGNSWDSLGDYKKAIIYHEKALSVFTRLYGIDAVNVNIAKTLSDLGNAAFALGDSHNSISYHERALKMCRKVFGEKTAHAHIASSLVNLGSAWGTLGEYRKTISYLDEALDMYRRIFGKPRPVHHDVAASLSNLGNAWDALGDAEKAVLYHEEALAMKREIYGESVAHRDVAWSFNNLGNAYDSLKNYKKAEQYYRQALEMKVKLYGSETPNPEVARAMHNIGSVLDKRGEYIDALKFMEAALGMYSHILPYGAVHPDVSLSLHSMGLVQTHLGQHAKAILYHKESLIMKRLLFGESAAHPDIVQSLKELAFLYCAIKDVDTGIAYYNEAVEMAKVSYGEGHEEYREIKEIRDNLLSTFIKYRTRST, encoded by the coding sequence ACAAAACCAGTTTGCCTTTGAAAGACATTGAAACCGCAATAGCAGCCGAGCTCAAGGAACACAGGCAAGCAGAAGAAGAAAGAATATTGAAGGAGGATCAAGAAAGGCCCCACTTTGAGATTCATCTAGCCTACCTCAAGAAAGAAACTAATCTTTTCATGTCACTGGGGCGAGTCTACTTAGAAAGGGGGAAAGTGACAAAAGCTTGCTGGGACTTTATCAAAGCCTCTGCTCTTTACAATGCGGCAAGTCTCAGGCTAAGAAAATACAAGGAGATTGCATCTAGTACAGAGAACGTCGAGAAACGCTTGAGAGGGGTGGAGGCCGCCTTTTTGGCGGGCGTTACCCAAAACAGGACTGCCACCAAGGGACTATCTCAGGAAACAGAGCAGCGCCACCTTACGTTGCTCGACCGACTGCGGAGAGATTGCGAGAGGGAACTCGACGACCTGAAAAACAACTGTGACCCTTCAACAGCGGGCGGGGACGACGAATGGCAGAATCTGCAGAAAACAAAGCGAGTGAGGGCCACACGGTGCCTGTATCAGAACATTGCTGAGAAAATGGGCAATATCTTGCAAGCTTTTGTCGAAGAGTGCATGGAAGGACTAGGTGAACCTCCTTGCACATATGCCGTGCTAGGACTAGGAGCAATTGCTAAACAAGAAATAACCCCGTATTCAGAAATTGAGTTCGCCATTCTGGTAGAAGATGATTCTGCTGTGTGCAAGAAATACTTCCGTATGTTGACAGCTTATATGTACATAAAAATCCTGTCCTTAGAAGAGACACCGCTACACTGGATAGGAATAAAATCGCTTAACGATCTCATGAGTCCGCATGGGGATTGGTACTTTGACACAACCACACCCCGGGGGATTAGCTTTGATAGACATTTACCATGGGCTTCTCGGACTCCGCTGGGCAGGGAAGCCATTGGGAAGAAACCGGCGATAGAACTGATTAAGACACCGGAGGGAATGGCTATACTGCTAGCCGAACTTTCAAGCGACAAGGAAGGCCAGGCTTTGGCCGACAGTCTCGGACATGCTTGCTTCGTATGCGGCGACCAGTCACTTGAAATCGACTACCGGTGCAGGAAGTCGATTTTACTGGAATCGTCGAGAACAACAATTAAAACAGAACTCGAAAGCTTGAACACTCTGACTTTCCCTACAATTGGATCAGAGAGGGCGCGCTCCATCCTCATCCCATTGGTCACGAAGTTCACCATGGGTATAGAGGGAGACAAGAAGAGGTACACTGTCGGTAAAGATCTGCACGCCTTTCTCCGAATTGTCTACGGTCTCGCAGATTACTTCGGAGCCCAGTACAGCAGTCCGTGGGAAGCGGTCGACGACTTACGTCGAAAGCGAATCTTGTCGGCAGATGCCATGAGCAACCTCCATGTCGTCATTTCTTTCATCTTGGAAAGGCGTTTGCGTCACCACGTCCAGCTCCACAACGCGGAGAAGGCCCGGGAGAAGTCGAAGGTGTACGACAGCTTCACCGATGTCGCGACTTTGTTCAATTTCTACAACGTCATGTTACCGCTCTGCGACGCCGTGCAGCGCACTCTGTTTTCGGTCTCCGACGAAAACGTCGACCGGAGAGCCCTCATGGGCAACCCGCTCTTCGACAACTCACTGAAGACGCGGGCTGAAATCCACCTGCGCTTGAAGCAGTTCGTCGAAGCGGAGGTTTGCTTGCGAGAACTTCTCAGAGGGAACACGGAAGATCACACAAATTTAGTTAATGTCATTTGTGTCATATTTAAGACGGGTAAACTGAAcaaaactgatgagaaacccGACAGCGGTCTAACAGACGACAAAAGTTCCGAGACGGCCAAGGACGTCGTCGTTCGCAGGCCTCACAAAAAGAACGTCTCCCCTCGCTCTCGAATCTTGAAAGATGCCACGTTCAATTACAACGCCATTGGCAAGAAGGACTCGCCGAGGTCCATCATTCCGAAGGAAAAACTGGAAGACAAATCATCTGACACTACTCCACGAAGTAACAAAACGTTACAAATAACTACACGAGAGGATGACAAAGACCCACAGAGACTGTTGCAAGCGAGGCTTAGTAGCTTCGGAGGACTGAAGGTACTGCTGACACAAGCGGAAAATTCTATCCTAGCTCTGTTTGAGGGCAGTAGACAACCAAAAGCCACTACGGAGCTGGCTGTCCTCTTGAACAATCTTGCTGTAGCGTGGTATCACTTCGGCGATCCGAGGAAGACTTTACTTTATTTCCAACGTGCGCTACAACTGTGGAAGGAGGTGTACGCTGAGAACCATGTCCATCCAAACATATCCGACATACTAAATAAAATCGGTGTGATCCAGTCCGACCTGGGCAAACTTGACTCAGCTGTGGATATTCACATGCGGGCCCTCGAGATCCTGATAAAATTGTCGGGTGGAAATAAAGAAGACCCTGAGCTGGCCATAACCTTAAACTTCCTCGGGAACGCCTATCGCAGTCTGAATGCCCTACACAAGGCCCTTGCGTGTCACGACGAATCAATCCACATCTTCCGCAGGATCCATGGCAACCAGGTTGCCCACCCCGAAGTAGCCGTGTCCTTAGATCACCTCGGATGTATGTGGCAAGCATTCGCTGACATTGATAAAGCCAAGGATTTCCACTCGATGGCGTTGGATATGTACAGCAACAGCACCAGTGAAGTGTCGCTCATCCAGATATCCGACTGCATGAGTCATATCGGCGAGTGTCACCGTGCAAGCGGTGACTTCAAAGAAGCCGTCACCCACTTCGCGCGTGCCCTGAATCTCTACGAGTATGTCTTCGGAAAAGAGATTCCGAACTCCCGCGTTGCGAAAACTCGGGGCCTCATCGGTAAAGTATGGGATTCGTTGGGCGAACATAAGGATGCAATCAGCTACTACGAACAAGCACATGACGAGTACAAGAAAGTGTACGGTGACGACTATCCGCATCCCTCTATAGCCTCCACCTACGCCGACATGGGGAATTCCTGGGACTCGCTGGGGGACTACAAGAAAGCGATAATCTACCACGAGAAAGCTCTTAGTGTGTTTACTCGTCTCTATGGCATAGACGCAGTGAACGTGAACATCGCGAAAACACTCAGTGACTTAGGTAATGCTGCTTTTGCTCTGGGAGACAGTCACAACTCAATTAGCTATCACGAGAGAGCGCTGAAAATGTGCCGAAAAGTGTTCGGCGAGAAGACAGCCCATGCTCACATAGCGTCTTCTCTGGTAAACCTCGGTTCCGCTTGGGGAACTCTTGGAGAGTATAGGAAAACCATATCCTATCTCGACGAAGCCCTAGACATGTACCGACGGATCTTCGGAAAACCGCGTCCAGTACATCACGATGTTGCCGCGTCCCTGAGTAACCTTGGCAACGCGTGGGATGCCTTGGGTGATGCGGAGAAGGCAGTCTTGTATCACGAAGAAGCACTCGCAATGAAGAGAGAAATATATGGAGAAAGCGTGGCCCACAGAGATGTCGCTTGGTCTTTCAATAATCTGGGAAACGCGTACGACTCGTTGAAAAACTACAAGAAAGCTGAACAATACTACAGACAGGCCCTGGAAATGAAAGTGAAGTTGTACGGCTCTGAGACACCTAACCCCGAAGTAGCTCGCGCCATGCATAACATAGGCAGCGTTCTCGACAAGAGAGGGGAGTACATCGATGCCTTGAAATTTATGGAGGCTGCTCTGGGCATGTATAGTCACATTTTGCCCTACGGCGCTGTCCATCCCGATGTTTCTCTATCCCTTCATAGCATGGGGCTGGTACAAACTCACCTCGGTCAACACGCCAAGGCGATACTGTACCACAAAGAATCTCTGATCATGAAACGGCTTCTGTTCGGGGAAAGCGCGGCCCATCCGGACATTGTGCAATCTTTGAAAGAGCTGGCGTTTCTCTACTGCGCCATAAAAGATGTGGATACCGGCATTGCCTATTACAACGAGGCCGTTGAAATGGCTAAAGTGAGTTACGGCGAAGGGCACGAAGAATATCGCGAGATAAAGGAGATCCGAGACAACCTCCTGTCGACATTTATCAAATATCGAACAAGGAGCACCTAG